Proteins from one Romboutsia sp. CE17 genomic window:
- a CDS encoding VanZ family protein, translated as MISANFSIVFLLTLVLWVVYRVFLYKKNRTSNMLREVVLFLFLFYFLVMISLTIFKNSIIFTNPLKNYQYIHKGIFGIINVIPFKETIATLTDGHTPIRIPLINIFGNILVFIPLGFFIPLLFEKYNKASKVFVLGFVSTLCIELTQLFIGNNVCDIDDIIYNTTGAILGLLIFRLFEKIIENTKVKELIGNIRDYSTESVFIKSGKIILAISILTVSIYVKEIYSQTASDKLSDDELIKSAFNYDIGELIKSVDFEDEKLFLVKNNEYLNVERLVRYSKSRYINNYNGGVSLKDDVGYTFNVMSKFNSNMSEESVTVMVYGKNNNATSMVINLMGNEYKVELSKNDYFLAVYPEYLEVEHEEISKLYRENFDEVLSFKFFDENNIEINDMKLILE; from the coding sequence ATGATTTCAGCAAATTTTAGTATAGTTTTTTTATTGACGTTAGTTTTATGGGTAGTATACAGAGTATTTTTATATAAAAAAAATAGAACATCTAATATGCTAAGAGAAGTAGTATTATTTTTATTTTTATTCTATTTTTTAGTTATGATTAGCTTAACTATTTTTAAAAATTCTATCATATTTACAAATCCTTTAAAAAATTATCAGTATATTCATAAAGGAATTTTTGGAATAATAAATGTTATTCCTTTCAAGGAAACAATTGCAACTTTAACTGATGGTCATACGCCTATTAGAATACCGCTAATAAATATATTTGGAAATATATTGGTATTTATACCATTGGGATTTTTTATACCATTATTATTTGAAAAGTATAACAAAGCATCTAAAGTATTTGTACTTGGATTTGTTTCTACTTTATGTATAGAACTTACACAGCTATTTATAGGAAATAATGTATGTGATATAGACGATATTATATATAATACTACTGGAGCTATACTAGGCCTATTAATATTTAGATTATTTGAAAAGATAATTGAAAATACAAAGGTAAAAGAATTAATAGGCAATATAAGAGACTATAGTACAGAGTCGGTATTTATAAAAAGTGGGAAGATTATATTAGCAATATCGATTTTAACAGTAAGTATATATGTTAAAGAAATATATTCTCAAACGGCATCAGATAAATTATCAGATGACGAACTTATAAAGTCTGCCTTCAATTATGATATAGGTGAATTAATTAAGAGTGTAGATTTTGAAGATGAAAAACTATTTCTAGTTAAAAATAATGAGTACTTAAATGTAGAAAGATTAGTTAGATATTCTAAGTCAAGGTACATAAATAATTATAACGGAGGAGTTTCACTTAAGGATGATGTTGGATATACATTTAATGTTATGAGTAAGTTTAACAGTAATATGAGTGAGGAATCAGTAACTGTAATGGTTTATGGTAAAAATAACAATGCTACTAGTATGGTAATAAATCTAATGGGAAATGAATACAAGGTAGAATTAAGTAAGAATGATTACTTTTTAGCTGTGTACCCTGAGTATTTAGAAGTAGAACATGAGGAAATTTCAAAACTTTATAGGGAGAATTTTGATGAAGTTTTAAGTTTTAAATTCTTTGATGAAAATAATATAGAGATTAATGATATGAAGTTAATTTTAGAGTAG
- the hisJ gene encoding histidinol-phosphatase HisJ has product MKDGHIHTQYCPHGSNDNMEDYIKRAIEIGLDEITFTEHLPFPENFKDPSPNNDSVMDIESLHKYMKDVNSLKTKYKDKIKINLGVEVDYLEGYEKETKEILDVYGKYFDDSILSVHILNIHGDYKIMDYNKDEFGEIVNLLGGVGNVYYKYYKTLKKALHADLGKYKPNRIGHLNLVRKFNKIYPYNYENNIVLEELLMLIKEKGYELDYNLSGLLKEYCKEAYISGELLNLVKKYKIPVVPGSDAHSVKNMVNYDKLEHINNLK; this is encoded by the coding sequence ATGAAAGATGGTCACATACATACTCAATACTGTCCTCATGGTAGTAACGATAATATGGAAGATTATATAAAAAGAGCCATAGAAATTGGTTTGGATGAAATAACATTTACAGAGCATTTACCTTTTCCAGAAAATTTTAAAGATCCATCGCCTAATAATGATAGTGTTATGGACATAGAAAGTTTACATAAATATATGAAGGATGTTAATAGTTTAAAAACTAAATATAAAGACAAGATAAAAATAAATTTAGGTGTAGAAGTGGATTATTTGGAAGGGTATGAAAAAGAGACAAAAGAAATTTTAGATGTCTATGGAAAATATTTTGATGATTCTATATTGTCTGTTCATATATTAAATATTCATGGTGATTATAAAATAATGGATTATAATAAGGACGAGTTTGGAGAGATAGTTAATTTACTAGGTGGAGTTGGTAATGTATATTACAAATATTATAAAACATTGAAAAAAGCATTACATGCAGATTTGGGAAAATATAAGCCAAATAGAATTGGTCATTTAAATTTAGTGAGAAAGTTTAATAAAATATATCCTTATAACTATGAAAATAATATTGTATTAGAAGAACTTTTAATGCTTATAAAAGAGAAGGGATATGAATTAGATTATAATCTATCAGGATTATTAAAAGAATATTGTAAAGAAGCCTATATAAGCGGAGAATTGTTAAATTTAGTAAAAAAATATAAAATACCTGTTGTACCAGGTTCAGATGCTCATAGTGTAAAAAATATGGTTAATTATGATAAATTAGAACATATTAACAATTTAAAGTAA
- a CDS encoding zinc transporter, translating into MFSKDIVRFHHADDHDHGELGGHDHHHPHTHSHSNSVENKDEKTLKILLVHWVNHNESHEEGFREWVEKARAMGKHDTADSIEKAIEYLQKANEMLVEAKKFM; encoded by the coding sequence ATGTTTAGTAAGGATATAGTAAGATTCCATCATGCGGATGATCATGACCATGGAGAATTAGGAGGACATGATCACCATCATCCACATACTCATAGTCATAGTAATTCTGTGGAAAATAAAGATGAAAAAACACTTAAGATATTATTAGTTCATTGGGTAAATCACAATGAATCTCATGAAGAAGGCTTTAGAGAGTGGGTTGAAAAAGCTAGAGCAATGGGAAAACATGATACTGCAGACAGCATAGAAAAGGCTATAGAATATTTACAAAAAGCTAATGAAATGCTAGTAGAAGCTAAAAAGTTTATGTAA
- a CDS encoding DUF3842 family protein, with product MIIAVIDGMGGGIGAQIVSSLREELPTHIEIYALGTNSIATSAMMKAHANKGATGENAVIVSSKRANIIVAPISVTIPNSMMGEVTCKISEAVADSEALKILLPIMPENIEIVGLENKPLALLIKDTIKVIKREFNIK from the coding sequence ATGATTATAGCAGTAATAGATGGAATGGGTGGAGGAATAGGAGCTCAAATAGTATCTTCACTAAGAGAGGAACTACCTACACACATCGAGATATATGCACTAGGAACCAACTCAATAGCCACAAGTGCTATGATGAAGGCTCATGCCAACAAGGGAGCAACAGGTGAAAATGCAGTTATAGTTTCATCCAAACGTGCAAATATAATAGTTGCACCAATTTCAGTTACGATTCCTAACTCTATGATGGGAGAAGTTACATGCAAAATTAGCGAAGCTGTAGCAGATAGTGAAGCTTTAAAAATATTATTACCTATTATGCCAGAAAATATAGAGATAGTTGGATTAGAGAATAAACCATTGGCATTACTAATAAAAGATACTATAAAAGTTATAAAAAGAGAATTTAATATAAAATAG
- a CDS encoding CooT family nickel-binding protein, translating to MCESAAFILKNNELEKVMDNVVNVDPYEGKVYLTDLLGEQKIIDGVIKEIRLMDHKIILSEQ from the coding sequence ATGTGTGAATCAGCAGCATTTATCTTAAAAAATAATGAATTAGAGAAAGTTATGGATAATGTAGTTAATGTAGATCCATACGAAGGTAAAGTATATTTAACAGATTTATTAGGTGAACAAAAAATAATAGATGGAGTTATAAAAGAAATTAGATTAATGGACCATAAAATAATACTATCAGAACAATAA
- the acsV gene encoding corrinoid activation/regeneration protein AcsV — protein MVKVLFKSHEKEVYCKEGDLLLDVARAADIFIDAPCNGNVSCGKCKVKLLSGKVDTEKTRHISQDEIKQGYILACNSRVVSDIEIEVPSKLSSSMHGMKIEGVGKEKDEAIFNRAKKIADTNGLKFCTNIRKKYIELSEPTLDDNISDVDRIQRYVRNNLGYNEVDFRLDVLRKIPKLMRKNNFRVTLTYIQKKNKLTIIDIESGDTGQSLYGVAIDIGTTSVVVCLVDLINQKLIDKASSGNAQIKYGADVINRIVFASKKDGLEVLHRAIIHETINPLLQSIYEKNNISKDNIISVVVSANTTMASLFLGVYTDYLRREPYIPPFMKSPKLVGEDIELDVNPSASVYLAPNVASYVGGDITAGVLSAGIWASEENVLFIDLGTNGEIVFGNKDFMMSCACSAGPAFEGGGIRCGMRASFGAIEKVTINPETLVPTLGIIGDCDPVGICGSGIIDLICQMILNGIIDRRGKIQKDLDCNRIRFDEHGIGEYILAFKDEYNLENDITVNEVDIDNFIRAKGAIYSGASVLLQSLGMDFTVLDKVYIAGGIGNSLNIENAITIGLLPDVDRDKFQYIGNSSLVGSYLALISRSAKNKLEEIANQMTYVELSVYPGYMDEFVSACFIPHTNIEDFPSIKAVLNI, from the coding sequence ATGGTAAAGGTACTTTTTAAGTCGCATGAAAAAGAAGTTTATTGTAAAGAAGGGGATTTATTATTAGATGTTGCCAGAGCTGCAGATATATTTATAGATGCACCATGTAATGGGAACGTATCTTGTGGAAAATGTAAAGTAAAACTTTTAAGTGGTAAAGTTGATACTGAAAAAACTAGACATATAAGCCAAGATGAAATAAAGCAAGGCTATATTTTAGCTTGTAATTCAAGAGTTGTTTCTGATATAGAGATAGAGGTACCTTCAAAGCTATCTTCTTCTATGCATGGGATGAAGATAGAGGGTGTAGGAAAAGAAAAAGATGAGGCTATATTTAATAGAGCAAAAAAAATAGCAGATACTAATGGGTTAAAATTTTGTACAAATATCAGAAAAAAATATATAGAATTAAGCGAACCAACGTTAGATGATAATATAAGTGATGTGGATAGAATACAAAGATATGTTAGAAATAATTTAGGGTATAATGAAGTAGATTTTAGGCTAGATGTTCTAAGAAAAATCCCTAAACTAATGAGAAAAAATAATTTTAGGGTTACGTTAACATATATTCAAAAGAAAAATAAATTAACTATAATTGATATTGAATCAGGAGATACAGGACAATCTTTATACGGTGTTGCAATAGATATAGGAACAACATCAGTAGTAGTTTGTTTAGTTGATTTAATAAATCAAAAACTTATAGATAAAGCATCTTCAGGAAATGCTCAAATTAAGTATGGAGCTGATGTAATCAATAGAATTGTATTTGCAAGCAAGAAAGATGGTTTAGAAGTATTACATAGAGCTATAATTCATGAGACAATAAATCCACTCCTACAATCAATCTATGAAAAAAATAATATAAGTAAAGATAATATTATTAGCGTAGTAGTATCTGCTAATACTACAATGGCAAGTTTATTCTTAGGAGTATATACTGATTACTTAAGAAGAGAGCCATATATACCACCATTTATGAAGTCTCCAAAATTAGTGGGAGAAGATATAGAGTTAGATGTAAATCCTAGTGCATCTGTTTATTTAGCGCCAAATGTAGCCAGCTATGTAGGAGGAGATATAACTGCTGGGGTTTTATCAGCAGGAATATGGGCTAGTGAAGAAAATGTATTATTTATAGATTTAGGAACAAATGGTGAAATAGTATTTGGAAATAAGGACTTTATGATGAGTTGTGCTTGTTCTGCAGGACCAGCTTTTGAAGGTGGAGGAATAAGATGTGGTATGAGAGCTTCATTTGGAGCTATAGAGAAAGTTACAATCAACCCAGAGACTTTAGTACCTACACTAGGTATTATAGGTGATTGTGATCCTGTAGGTATTTGCGGATCAGGTATAATTGATTTAATATGCCAAATGATTCTTAATGGGATTATAGATAGAAGAGGTAAAATACAAAAAGATTTAGATTGTAATAGAATTAGATTTGATGAACATGGAATTGGAGAGTATATCTTAGCATTTAAAGATGAGTATAACTTAGAAAATGATATTACTGTAAACGAGGTTGATATAGATAATTTTATAAGAGCAAAAGGTGCAATATATTCTGGAGCATCAGTTTTATTGCAAAGCTTAGGTATGGACTTTACAGTATTAGATAAAGTATATATAGCAGGTGGAATTGGAAATAGCTTAAATATAGAAAATGCTATAACAATAGGATTACTACCAGATGTTGATAGAGATAAGTTCCAATATATAGGAAATAGCTCTTTAGTAGGATCTTACTTAGCATTAATAAGTAGATCAGCAAAAAATAAGTTAGAAGAAATTGCAAATCAAATGACTTATGTAGAACTAAGTGTATACCCTGGATATATGGATGAATTTGTATCAGCTTGTTTTATTCCTCATACAAATATAGAGGATTTCCCATCAATAAAAGCTGTTCTTAATATTTAA
- the gcvH gene encoding glycine cleavage system protein GcvH codes for MKVIPELRYSDKHTWVRVEGDYALVGITDFAQDQLGEVLFVEMPEVEDELTQGEDFGVVESSKVASDLIAPISGEVVEINERLEDEPEYINEDPYDAWIVKVKLSDADELESLLSPEEYESKIE; via the coding sequence ATGAAAGTTATACCAGAATTAAGATATAGCGATAAACACACTTGGGTAAGAGTTGAAGGAGATTATGCATTAGTAGGAATAACTGATTTTGCTCAAGACCAATTAGGGGAAGTATTATTCGTTGAGATGCCAGAGGTAGAAGATGAATTAACACAAGGTGAAGACTTTGGTGTTGTTGAATCTTCAAAGGTGGCTTCAGATTTAATAGCTCCTATATCAGGTGAAGTTGTAGAAATAAATGAAAGGCTAGAAGATGAACCTGAATATATAAATGAAGATCCATATGATGCTTGGATAGTAAAAGTAAAATTATCAGATGCTGATGAATTAGAAAGCTTATTAAGCCCTGAAGAATATGAGAGTAAAATAGAATAA
- the acsB gene encoding acetyl-CoA decarbonylase/synthase complex subunit alpha/beta codes for MNLYNIIFTGSEQALGAAKGMLADAITQHGKDHPVAFPDTAYSLPCIYAATGKKMNTLGDLEGALSVVESLINRTHLLEHALNSGLATALAAEVIEAIKYATMEEPYSAPCAGHVNDPIIRSLGVPLVTGDIPGVAVVLGECPSSDIAAKIVKDYQSKGLLTFLVGKVIDQVIEADVKMGVDLRVIPLGYDVTSVIHVVSVAIRVALIFGNLTPGDLPGLLEYTSKRVPAFVNAFGPLSELVVSAGAGAIALGFPVITDQTVLEVPMNLLTQKDYDKFVATSLEARNIKIKITEIPIPVSFAAAFEGERIRKGDMIAEFGGNKTEAWELVIHKEASEVEDHKIEIIGPNIDEVEPVNGLIRLPLAVIVKIAGKQMQNDFEPVLERRFHYFLNYIEGVMHVGQRDMSWVRISKDAYDKGFRLQHIGEVLYAKMRDEFESVVDKCEITIITDPEQVSAKKSEATSRYDARDERLASLVDESVDTFYSCNLCQSFAPAHVCVVTPERLGLCGAVSWLDAKATKELDPTGPCQPIVKGECLDDRTGVWNSVNETVSQISQGAVESVTLYSILEDPMTSCGCFECICGIMPEANGFVIVNREFPGITPVGMTFGELASMTGGGVQTPGFMGHGRHFISSKKFAYAEGGPERIVWMPKELKDYVADKLNATVKEMTGIENFTDMVCDETIANDSEGVLAFLEEKGHPALQMESVM; via the coding sequence GTGAATTTATATAATATTATATTTACAGGTTCAGAACAAGCTTTAGGTGCTGCTAAAGGTATGTTAGCTGATGCCATAACTCAGCATGGAAAAGATCACCCAGTAGCATTCCCTGATACTGCATATTCATTACCTTGTATATATGCAGCAACAGGTAAAAAAATGAATACTCTTGGAGATTTAGAAGGTGCTTTATCAGTAGTTGAGTCTTTAATAAATAGAACGCATTTATTAGAGCATGCTTTAAATTCTGGTTTAGCTACAGCTTTAGCTGCTGAGGTTATAGAAGCTATAAAATATGCTACTATGGAAGAACCATATTCAGCTCCTTGTGCAGGTCATGTAAACGACCCAATAATAAGATCTCTTGGTGTACCACTAGTTACAGGAGATATACCAGGAGTTGCAGTTGTTTTAGGTGAATGCCCAAGTTCTGATATTGCAGCTAAAATAGTTAAAGATTATCAATCTAAAGGATTATTAACTTTCTTAGTTGGCAAAGTTATAGATCAAGTTATAGAAGCTGACGTAAAAATGGGAGTTGATTTAAGAGTTATACCTTTAGGATATGATGTAACTTCTGTTATCCATGTTGTATCTGTTGCAATAAGAGTTGCATTAATATTTGGTAATTTAACTCCAGGAGATCTTCCAGGATTATTAGAATATACTTCTAAGAGAGTTCCTGCATTTGTTAATGCATTTGGGCCACTTAGCGAGTTAGTTGTATCTGCTGGAGCTGGAGCTATAGCTTTAGGATTCCCAGTTATAACAGACCAAACAGTTCTTGAAGTACCAATGAACTTATTAACTCAAAAAGATTATGATAAATTTGTAGCTACTTCTCTAGAAGCTAGAAATATAAAAATAAAAATAACTGAAATACCTATACCAGTATCATTCGCTGCAGCTTTTGAAGGCGAGAGAATTAGAAAAGGTGATATGATAGCTGAATTTGGTGGAAATAAAACTGAAGCTTGGGAGCTTGTTATACATAAAGAAGCTTCTGAAGTTGAAGACCATAAAATAGAAATAATAGGACCAAATATAGATGAAGTAGAGCCAGTAAATGGATTAATAAGATTACCACTTGCTGTAATAGTTAAAATAGCTGGTAAGCAAATGCAAAATGACTTTGAACCAGTTCTTGAAAGACGTTTCCACTACTTCTTAAACTATATAGAAGGTGTAATGCACGTTGGTCAAAGAGATATGTCTTGGGTAAGAATATCTAAAGATGCTTATGACAAAGGATTTAGATTACAGCATATAGGAGAAGTTCTATACGCTAAAATGAGAGATGAGTTTGAATCAGTTGTTGATAAGTGTGAAATAACTATAATAACTGATCCAGAGCAAGTATCAGCTAAAAAATCTGAAGCCACTTCTAGATACGATGCTAGAGATGAAAGATTAGCTTCATTAGTAGACGAAAGTGTTGATACATTCTATTCTTGTAATTTATGTCAATCATTTGCACCAGCTCACGTTTGTGTTGTTACTCCTGAAAGACTTGGTCTTTGTGGAGCTGTTAGCTGGTTAGATGCTAAAGCTACTAAAGAATTAGACCCAACAGGACCTTGCCAACCAATAGTTAAAGGTGAATGTTTAGACGATAGAACTGGAGTATGGAATTCTGTAAATGAAACAGTTAGCCAAATATCTCAGGGTGCTGTTGAAAGTGTTACATTATATTCTATACTTGAAGACCCTATGACTTCATGTGGATGTTTCGAATGTATATGTGGTATAATGCCAGAAGCAAATGGATTTGTTATAGTAAATAGAGAGTTCCCAGGTATTACTCCAGTTGGTATGACTTTTGGTGAGCTTGCTTCTATGACTGGTGGTGGCGTTCAAACTCCAGGATTCATGGGACACGGAAGACACTTTATATCATCTAAAAAGTTCGCTTATGCTGAGGGTGGACCAGAGAGAATAGTTTGGATGCCTAAAGAGTTAAAAGATTATGTAGCTGATAAATTAAATGCTACAGTTAAGGAAATGACTGGAATAGAAAACTTTACAGATATGGTTTGTGACGAAACTATAGCAAATGATTCAGAAGGTGTGCTTGCTTTCTTAGAGGAAAAAGGCCATCCAGCATTACAAATGGAATCTGTAATGTAA
- the acsE gene encoding carbon monoxide dehydrogenase/acetyl-CoA synthase methytransferase subunit, whose product MEKFMIIGERIHCISPEIRKALAERDPEPILRRAKAQLDAGAHYIDFNIGPAERDGEEIMTWGVKMLQSELNNVPLALDTANRKAIEAGLKVYNREHAKPIVNSADAGGRLDLIDLAAEYDAKVIALCSKDGIPKDNDERMAYCQEMLEKGLMLGIDPSDMLFDPLCLVIKGMQEKQVEVLEAIRMMTEMGLPTTGGLSNVSNGCPKHIRPILDSNFLAMAIANGFSSAIVNPCDELLMQTIKSCDIINGASLYADSYLELNEGAFEYNV is encoded by the coding sequence ATGGAAAAATTTATGATTATAGGTGAAAGAATACATTGTATATCGCCAGAAATAAGAAAAGCATTAGCGGAAAGAGATCCTGAGCCAATATTAAGAAGAGCTAAAGCGCAATTAGATGCAGGAGCTCATTATATAGACTTCAATATAGGTCCAGCTGAAAGAGATGGAGAAGAAATAATGACATGGGGAGTTAAAATGCTTCAATCTGAACTTAATAATGTTCCATTAGCTTTAGATACTGCTAATAGAAAGGCAATAGAAGCAGGTCTTAAAGTTTACAATAGAGAACATGCTAAGCCAATAGTGAATTCTGCAGACGCTGGTGGAAGATTAGATTTAATAGATTTAGCAGCTGAATATGATGCTAAAGTTATAGCTTTATGTTCTAAAGATGGTATACCTAAAGATAATGATGAACGTATGGCTTACTGCCAAGAGATGTTAGAAAAAGGGCTAATGTTAGGAATAGACCCTTCAGATATGTTATTTGACCCACTATGTTTAGTTATAAAGGGAATGCAAGAAAAGCAAGTTGAGGTATTAGAAGCTATAAGAATGATGACTGAAATGGGTCTTCCAACGACAGGAGGATTATCAAATGTATCTAATGGTTGTCCAAAACATATAAGACCTATATTAGACAGTAATTTCTTAGCTATGGCTATAGCTAATGGATTTAGCTCTGCTATAGTAAACCCATGTGATGAGTTATTAATGCAAACTATAAAATCTTGTGACATAATAAATGGAGCTTCTTTATATGCAGATTCTTACTTAGAATTAAATGAAGGTGCATTTGAATACAACGTTTAG
- the acsC gene encoding acetyl-CoA decarbonylase/synthase complex subunit gamma codes for MALKALDIFKLTPKKNCKDCGFPTCMAFSMKVASGAVEVDKCPHMSDDAIAKLSEATAPLMKSLKVGAGEAEYTLGGETVLFRHEKTLVSRNRFAVQFCDCMSEEAVDAKIENMKLVDYVRIGEEMKVEFALVKYNGNKDAYVSLINKLKASELKIAYIIDCEDVAVAKEAVQLLEGTNPIVYGANKDNFNDMINVVKGGNLALGVKANSLEELYSTVEAIQGAGYKELILDVTGETIKDTYTNAVQVRRIALKEQDRTFGYPSIIFANQLSNNDPMMEVALSSVFTVKYGSIIVLDDIDYAKALPLFALRQNIYTDPQRPMRVEPKIYPINNPDENSPVVVTVDFALTYFIVSGDIERSKVPCWLVIPDAGGYSVLTSWAAGKFGGNSIASFIKECGIAEKTNNRDLIIPGKVAVIKGDLEENLPDWNIIIGTEESMEIPKFLKEYQAKKSEELAKA; via the coding sequence ATGGCATTAAAAGCTTTAGATATATTTAAATTAACACCAAAGAAAAATTGTAAAGACTGTGGTTTTCCAACTTGTATGGCATTCTCTATGAAAGTTGCTTCAGGAGCAGTAGAAGTTGATAAGTGTCCACATATGTCAGATGATGCAATAGCAAAATTGTCAGAAGCAACTGCACCTTTAATGAAATCATTAAAAGTTGGTGCTGGTGAAGCAGAATATACACTAGGTGGAGAAACTGTATTATTTAGACATGAAAAAACTCTAGTAAGCAGAAATAGATTTGCCGTTCAATTCTGTGATTGCATGAGCGAAGAGGCAGTTGATGCTAAAATCGAAAATATGAAGTTAGTTGACTACGTAAGAATAGGCGAAGAAATGAAAGTTGAGTTTGCATTAGTTAAATATAATGGAAACAAAGATGCTTACGTATCATTAATAAATAAATTAAAAGCAAGTGAATTAAAAATAGCTTATATAATAGACTGTGAAGATGTTGCAGTTGCTAAAGAAGCTGTACAGTTATTAGAAGGAACAAATCCAATAGTATATGGAGCAAATAAAGATAACTTTAATGATATGATAAATGTTGTTAAAGGAGGTAACTTAGCTCTAGGAGTTAAAGCTAATAGCCTAGAAGAATTATATTCTACAGTGGAAGCTATACAAGGTGCTGGTTACAAAGAATTAATATTAGATGTAACTGGAGAAACTATAAAAGATACTTATACTAATGCAGTTCAAGTTAGAAGAATAGCATTAAAAGAACAAGATAGAACATTTGGATACCCATCAATAATATTTGCAAACCAATTATCTAATAATGATCCAATGATGGAAGTAGCGTTATCTTCTGTATTTACAGTAAAATACGGATCAATAATAGTATTAGACGATATAGATTATGCTAAAGCACTACCATTATTTGCATTAAGACAAAATATCTATACTGACCCACAAAGACCAATGAGAGTTGAACCTAAGATATACCCAATAAATAACCCAGATGAAAACTCACCAGTAGTAGTTACTGTTGACTTTGCATTAACTTATTTCATAGTATCTGGAGATATAGAAAGATCTAAAGTACCATGCTGGCTGGTAATACCTGATGCAGGTGGATACTCAGTTCTTACTTCATGGGCTGCTGGTAAATTTGGTGGAAACTCTATAGCATCATTCATTAAAGAATGTGGTATAGCTGAAAAAACTAACAATAGAGATTTAATAATACCAGGTAAAGTTGCTGTTATAAAAGGTGACTTAGAAGAAAACTTACCAGATTGGAACATAATAATAGGAACAGAAGAATCTATGGAAATACCTAAGTTCTTAAAAGAGTATCAAGCTAAAAAATCCGAAGAATTAGCAAAAGCTTAA
- the acsD gene encoding acetyl-CoA decarbonylase/synthase complex subunit delta: MAFKMSVQKYSGRISEVEIGIGDKAIRLGGENVLPFYGFDGETGNKQVVGIQISDIYPESWLDSYKEMYKDVANCPVEWAKYVEENTEADFICLKFDGADPNGLDKTPEECAEVAKAVVEAIRLPLVIAGTGNHEKDGKLFEVLAQAVDGYNCLFMSAVEDNYKTVGASAGMAYNHKVGAESSVDINLAKQMNVLLTQLGVKSENIVMNIGCSAVGYGYEYVASTMDRIRLAAFGQNDKSLQMPIITPVGFEVGHVKESIAPVEDEPTWGCPEQRTIAMEVSTAASALVGGANAVILRHPESIKTIKNLISELA; the protein is encoded by the coding sequence ATGGCATTTAAAATGTCTGTTCAAAAATATTCTGGTAGAATATCTGAAGTGGAAATAGGAATAGGAGATAAAGCAATAAGATTAGGTGGAGAAAATGTTTTGCCGTTTTATGGATTTGATGGAGAAACTGGAAATAAGCAAGTAGTAGGTATACAAATATCTGATATATATCCAGAAAGCTGGCTTGATTCATACAAAGAGATGTATAAAGATGTGGCTAACTGTCCTGTTGAATGGGCTAAATATGTTGAAGAAAATACAGAAGCAGACTTTATATGTTTAAAATTTGATGGAGCCGATCCAAATGGATTGGATAAAACTCCAGAAGAATGTGCAGAGGTTGCTAAAGCTGTGGTTGAAGCTATAAGATTACCGTTAGTCATAGCTGGTACAGGTAATCATGAAAAAGATGGAAAATTATTTGAAGTTTTAGCTCAAGCAGTAGACGGTTATAACTGCTTATTTATGTCAGCTGTAGAAGACAACTACAAAACAGTAGGTGCTTCAGCTGGTATGGCATATAATCATAAGGTAGGAGCTGAATCTTCAGTTGATATAAATTTAGCAAAACAAATGAACGTATTATTAACTCAATTAGGTGTTAAATCAGAAAATATAGTTATGAACATAGGATGTTCAGCTGTTGGTTATGGATATGAGTATGTTGCATCTACTATGGATAGAATAAGACTTGCAGCATTTGGTCAAAATGATAAATCTTTACAAATGCCAATAATAACTCCAGTAGGATTTGAAGTAGGTCATGTAAAAGAATCTATAGCTCCTGTTGAAGATGAACCAACTTGGGGTTGTCCAGAACAAAGAACAATAGCTATGGAAGTTTCTACTGCAGCAAGTGCCTTAGTTGGTGGAGCAAATGCAGTAATACTTCGCCATCCAGAATCAATAAAAACTATAAAAAATTTAATTAGCGAGTTAGCTTAA